The Halomonas sp. HAL1 genome segment AGCCATCGTCTGAAGCGCCGTCGTCTGAAGAGCTGTCTTCAGACGAACCGCTTTCTGACGAGCCACTTTCTGAACCGCTGCCCTGGGAAGAAGAAGTGGCTTCACCAGCAGACTCCTCAGCGTCGGCCAAACGGCTGTCTAGTGTGGAAAGCTCATCGCGCCATTCACCAAGCTGACTCTCTAAGCGCTCTAGTTGGCTCTCACGCTCTTCAATATCATTCTCAACGCTCGACACTTCCTCACGGCCCATCTCTAAAGCGACCATGACGTCATCGAGCTCGGTGCGCACGTCGCTCAAGCTCTGCTCTTCCTCTTCGCGAAGCGCCGTTAGCGAATCCACTTCATTTTGCAGCTCATCGCGTTCGCTAGTGATGGAATCACGCTCGCTTTTTAGTTCATCAAGCTCGCTTTGGGCAGTTGAGATTTCCTCTTCTAAACCGCTTAGCTGTTCATTTGACTGGCTAATCTGCTCTTCTAGCCCTGACAGCTCCTCTTCCATGCTGCCCAGCTCTTCAACCGCTTGTTGGCGCTGCTCCTCGGCTTCTTGACGGGCGGCTTCAGCCTCCTGACGAGCTTCTTCAGCGCTAGAACGCGCTTCTTCAACTTGCTGGAGAGTACTTTCCGCCTCATCGCGAGTGCTGATGATCTCGTCGCGCTCTTCACGCAGCGCGCTCATCTCACTGTCAGCGCTCTCTATCTGCTCATTAAGAGAGGCGATTTCTTCTTCTAGCGCATTTCGCTCGGATTCAAGTTCTTCTAACCGCGACTGCACATCGCTGACATTGGTTTGAGCACTTTCGAGCGACGAGTTGGCTTCTTGCTGCTGAGCCTCAAGAGACGCCATTTCCTCTTGCAGCGCGGCTAAATTGGTTTCAGCTTCCTCTATTTCGCTAATGCGCTGGCTCATTTGGCTGTTTTCTTGCTCAACGCTAGCGAGCTGCTCTTCTAAGCTATCGACGCGATCCTGGCGAGAGCCTGCGTTAGACTGCGCCATAATCGCCCAGACAACCGCAATAGCAGCGATCCCTGCAATCGCTTTTACTCGGTTATCTTGAAAAAGAGTTTTCATATCCGCCTTTTTAGCTGGCTCTGTTTTTTTGGCTGGCTCCGGCTTGTTGGCCGGCGACGGGTGATCCGTATTATTTGTTTCCGACATTATGCGTTCCTCTTTGGTCTAAGCTAACGTTGGCTCAGCTAACGGTAATCAATTGCATTGGTAATGCGCTAGTCGTGGATGATCTCCCTTTCAGCATACACAGCTCACTGTATCTAGCCAGTTTGTTAGTAACAATCGTATATAAATGTTGCTGTAACGTTACCACCACCTTCTATGATGAATCACGTTAATTTGAAGGGGGGTGTTTCCCCTCATGGAAGCCTGATGCTTGCCCATTGTGCACATCAAACCAACTGAGCGTCGTATGCAGCGACACCACACTTCCCACTATTAGCAGCGTAGGCGGTTTAATGTGACCCGCCAAGAAAGTAGCTGGCAACGCTGACAAACATCCAATATGGGTTAGCTGTTGGCGCGTTGTTCCTTGCTCAATCAAGGCAAGCGGTGTTTCTGGCGCTAAGCCATGCTTTATCAACGCCTGACTAATGACGTTCACGCTACCCAATCCCATATAAAACACCAGCGTCTGCCCTGGCCGCGCAAGCGCATCCCAATCAAGATCACACTCGCCTTGCTGCAAATGACCGGTCACAAAACGCACCGACTGAGCATGATCGCGGTGGGTCAGCGGTATTCCCGCATATGCCGCACAGCCCGAAGCCGCGGTTACTCCCGGTATAACTTCCACACTAATGTTCGCCGCCACCAGAGCTTCAAGCTCTTCACCACCGCGGCCAAAAATAAACGGATCGCCACCTTTGAGGCGAACAACGCGCTTACCTTGCTGCGCCCATTTTACTAGCGCTTGATTAATGCCATCTTGAGGAACGCTGTGCTGCGAGCGCGCTTTACCGACATAAAAGCGCTGCGCTTGCGCGGGTATAAATGCAACAATCTCATCGCTGACTAGGCGGTCATACAGCACGACTTCAGCGGCCTGCAGTCGCTTGTAAGCTTTCAGCGTTAATAACTCCGGATCGCCAGGCCCTGCCCCCACTAGACTGACAAAACCATACGGGCGAGACATTTGCTCTCGTGCTACTTCCAAGAAACCACCTCAGGAATAAAAAAGTTATTTAATATGCAAAAAAGTAATTAATTTTATCATTAAATGCCACTAACGCCTCGACTATTGCTTAAAATTCAACCTTTTATATAATATATAATAATATATATATTCTTAAACAATATAATTTATAACCATATTGTCTGCAATTACTTACATACTGATTACGTAAATAGCGCTAATCTTCACGACCAAAATTAAATTGGCATATGCTTGGAGATTCACGCATGCCCGTGAATGATATAGACACACCCCAGCGAATCAGTGCAGACCACTTGATACCCCACATTCCTGGCGTCATCTTTCAATTACACCGCGCTCGTAACGGTCATATGCGCTTCCCCTATATAGAGGGTGGCGGTGTGGCTCTCAAACATGTTGACCGAGACCTGCTCGCACAAAATGCTGGCGAGTTGGTAGAACAATTAACCGGCAATGATCATCCCAAAATTATGTCAGCGATCGAACGCTCAGCACGCTGGATGCTGCCGCTGACGACCCGCTTCTTACTACCGTTCCCGAAAGAAAAACCACACTGGATTGCGGTAAGCGCAAGGCCAAAGACGGTCGTAGATGGAGTGCAATGGAACGGCATAATGATGGACATTAGCGACCAGGTCTCCGAGGAGCAGCGGCTTCGCAAGCTATGCGATACAGACCCGCTCACCGAGTTACCCAATCGGCGCAAATTGATGGTGCACTTAACTAATATAGCCTCACTTAGCACCCGCCATGGCACACCGCTCTCCATCATGATGATCGATATCGATCATTTTAAACGCCTTAACGACCGCTGGGGCCATTTGCACGGTGATGACGTGCTCAAACAGTTGGCGATGCAAGCGCAGTCACTACTGCGCTGTGAAGACATGATCGCCCGCCTGGGTGGAGAAGAGTTTATGGTCGTGCTGCCGCTCACATCGCTGCAGCATTGCCATACACTTGCCGACCGAATACGCCATGCCATCAGTGTGTACGACTTCGGCATGGGCGCTGGCCAGGTAACGCTAAGCATCGGAATTGCCGAATTTCGTTGTGGCGAGCCTCTTACGAGTTTGATCGAACGGGCCGACCAGGCGCTGTATAACGCCAAGGATATTGGTCGCGACTGCGTTTGCCTTCTACGCTAGTAAGAAACACCCCGCTAGAGGAGCAAAAAGATGGCAACGCTCGCTGAATCTACCTGCGAACCCTGCGGTAAAAATGCTCAGCCGCTAAGCTTAGGAGAAGCCCAAGAGCGGCTAAAAAGCCTCAGCCAGTGGCAGATTGTCGAGCACGATGGCATCATGAAGCTGTCACGGAGTTTTACATTTCGCGACTTCGCCAGCGCATTGGCATTCACCCAACGCGTTGGTGATATTGCAGAGCAGGCTGGCCACCACCCCGTTATTACCACAGAGTGGGGCAAAGCCACCGTCACGTGGTGGTCTCATGCTATTAAAGGCCTGCATCTAAATGACTTCATTCTTGCCGCCAGAACCGACGAGGTAGCCGAATAAATGTTTGAGCATATTGAGCGAGTCCCAGGAGACGCCATTCTCGGGCTGATCGAAGCTTTCAAAAAAGATACCAACCCACAAAAAGTGGATTTAGGTGTCGGTGTTTACCGTGATACCCAAGGCAATACGCCGGTAATGCGCGCTGTTAAGGAAGCAGAAGCTCGCCTGCTCAAAAACGAAACGACAAAAACCTATATCGGTTCTCACGGCGCGCCTAGCTATGGCGAAGTCGTGCTGCCCATGGTTTTTGGCGCTGATTCATCCGTCTTAAAAGCCAATCGTGCCAGCGCCACCCAATCACCAGGCGGTACCGGCGCGCTGCGCTTGGCTGCAGATTTTATTGCCACACAGCTGCCGGGTAAGGGTATCTGGGTAAGTGACCCGACATGGCCGAACCACCACGGCATTTTTACGGCAGCTGGTATTGAGCTGCACAAGTACCCTTACGTTGACCCCGACAACCGTCTCGACTTTGACGGCATGCGGTCAGCGCTGAAAAGCATTCCTGAAGGTGATGTGGTGGTGCTACACGCCTGCTGCCATAACCCTACCGGTTTTGATCTTTCCCATGACCAGTGGCAGGAAGTGCTGGAAATCGTGCGTGAACGCAAGCTGCTTCCGCTGATCGATTTCGCCTATCAAGGCTTTGGCGAAGGTCTGGATGAAGATGCTTATGGCGTGCGCCTGCTGGCAGAGAACCTTGATGAAGCGATCATCACCAGCTCATGCTCTAAAAACTTTGGTATTTACTGCGAGCGTACCGGTTGCTTGATCATGGTGGCCAAAAATAACGAGCAGATGGACAACATCCGCTCTCAAGTCGCCATCGTTGCCCGTGAGAACTACTCGAACCCGCCCGCTCACGGCGGCTCTATCGTCAGCGAAATTCTCCACGACGCCGAACTGACCGAGATGTGGCGTGAAGAACTCACCGAAATGCGTGATCGCATCAATACCCTGCGCCGCGACTTTGTGGAAGCGCTGAAGCCCTACGGACTGGACGAGAAGTACGCCTGCGTTGCTGAGCAGCGTGGCATGTTCTCCTACACCGGCTTAACGCCGGAACAGGTCGATCGCCTGCGTGACGAGTTTGGTATCTACATGGTGCGCTCGGGTCGCGCCAACGTAGCGGGCTTCTCCCACGAGAATCTCCCCTACCTTGCCAAAGCGATTGCCGCTGTTAACGACTAATCGCCAAGCAGCAACGCAGTAACAAACGCCCAGGCAACGCCTGGGCGTTTTCATGTATTAGGCACTTGACCGATTAGTCAACACTTCGGCACACTCAGTATAGCCTTGTATACAACACACCATAATCAAGAGGCATAACATGGCGGCTGCCAGCACTCACTATCCGTGGTACAAAAAAGAAGACACTGACGCATTCTTCGCTCTCTTCCAAAACAACATCGCCAACTTTGTCATTATCGCCATCACTATGCTGGGCATGGGGTTTCCTGCCTCCATTGTCTATGGGCAAGTGCTGCCCGGTGCAGCGGTAGCGGTGATGGTTGGCAACTTCTACTATGCATGGAGCGCAGCAAGGCTGGCACGCAAAGAGAACCGAGCGGATGTGACAGCGCTCTCTTACGGTATCTCGACGCCGGTGATGTTCGTATTCCTGTTCGGCGTATTGCTACCCGCCAAACAGCTCACTGGCGATGCGGAAATGGCTTGGAAAGTGGCTGTTGCCGCCTGCTTTATAAGCGGTGCTATTGAAGCCGCGATTAGCGTCATTGGCCGCTGGGTGCAATACCACCTACCAAGAGCCGCCATGCTTGGCGCGGTGGCTGGCGTTGCACTGACGTTTATCGCCGGAGAAATGCTGTTTAAAACACTCGAAATGCCGATTATCGGCCTGCTGGTGTTAGCGATTATTATTGTTGGCTTAGTGGCCCGCGTCAGCATGCCCTTTAAGCTTCCAACCTCGCTATTTGCCATTATTGTCGGTACCGCCATGGCCTACTTGATTGGCGACGCTGGCACCGAACGGTTTAGCGATGCCTTTACCCACCTAGGCTTTTATCCATTACTTCCCAATCTGGCCTGGTTTGAGGGGCTGGGGCTACTGCTGACCAGCATGCTTGCAGTGCTAACCGTGGTGCTGCCCATTACGCTGTATAACGCTATTGAAACCATGAACAACGTGGAAGCAATGGAGGCGGCAGGCGACAAATACGATGTGCGCGAATGCCAGGCAGTAGATGGCGCAGGCACCATGATTGGCGCGCTATTTGGCGGCGTCTTTCCAACTACGGTTTATATCGCAACGGTAGGCGCTAAATGGATGGGCGCGGGCCGGGGATACAGCCTGCTGAATGGCGCTGTATATGCCTTAGCCACCATGTTCGGTCTCATTGCTGCGCTGGCAGCAATTATTCCCGTTTCTGTAGTAGCGCCCATTCTAGTCTTTGTTGGCATGTCGATGATTGCGACCGCCTTTCAAGCCAACGACACGCGCTACTACCCGGCCGTGGCGCTGGCCATGCTGCCCTACTTTGCTAATTACGTGATGACGCGCTTTAATCGCGGGGCTGGCGAGGTGGTGACCGATATCTCTAGTGCCATCGTAGTAATGGGCCAAGGGGCCATGTTTATGGCGATCCTGCTGGGCGCTATGACGGTTTCAGTGATTGATCATCAGTTTAGGCGTGCAGCCGCCTTCGCGGCGATTGCGGCGGGGTTTTCGTTTTTCGGACTAATGCACGCCCCTAAACTCTCTTTCAATGCAGCGCCTGAGTTTGTCATAGGCTACTTGGGTATGGCACTACTGTTTATGTATTTTTCCTATCAGGAAGCAGCACGCAAGCGTTAATTGATGAATCCCGCCTGCCGATGCGGGCGGGATAAAATACGCCGCATAACGAGCCATGCCATAAAGCCTGCCAGCAGATTCCCCACGGCGGCACCCGCCGCGAGGCCCCACCAACCGAAGAACTGCGAGCCCAACCATAGGCAAGGCAAATAACAAATAAACAGCCGCGCACTGGATAACAGCATGGCTCGTAATGGCCAACCTAACGCATTACCTGCCGAGACGACTAGCATGCAAACACCTAGTGCCGCATAGCTAGGCAAGAGAAAACGAATCAGCAGCGTCAGCTCGCTTTGCACATCCGGGTTGCCTGCCAACGCCATCGCTAGCCAGGGCGCTCCCAGTGCCAATACTATGCCGAGACCCAGTTGCCAAAATAGCGCGACCTTAATAGCTAACGTCATAAGCTGCTGAATTTGCCCCCAATCACCGGCACCGTAGCAACGCCCTAACCACGGCGGCAGCGACATGGTCATGGCCAGAATGACCATCAGTGAGAGTGTCTCCAAACGGCTTGCCAAGCCCCAGGCGGCCACTTCGCTTTCACCCAGGCCCGCCACAACAGAGATTGCCAGCATCGCAGCCAAGGGCGGCATCAGCTGGCTGACCATGGCCGGTGCGGCAATACCCGTAAATGGCCGCCACGACTGTTTGGCCTCTTGCCACAGTCCCTGCTGAGCGGCCCACTGGCGTTTAAGTAATTTACGCGTGGTCACCAATAGACCTACTGAAAAAGCAATCGCGGTTGCCCAGGCTGCGCCAGGTAGACCCCAGCCTTCCCAATCACCAATGCCAAAGATTAGCAGTGGATCGAGAACAAGGTTCACAAGACTACTCAGCACCATCATTTTGCCTGGTAGACGGGTGTCACCGTGGGCACGAAAAACGCTGTAGCTGAAATAAAGCAGTGCCCCCAACCATGCGGATAGCAGCTGAGGTGCCCAATAAATGCGGATATAGGAAAGCGTCGTTTCATCCGCGCCCAGCAGTCGAAAGATAGGCACATAAAATATCCATAATGCGATCGCCAAGAGGCCGATGACGCCGCCACCCGCCATAAGTACCAAACTGCTTAAGCGTCTCGCCCGGGCTTCTTCACCCGCCCCCAATGCCCGCGAAATAAGCGCGGCAATCGCAATACCCATCCCTACCTGAATGCCGATAATCAGAAACGACAACGGAAAGGTAAATGATTGCGCGGCCAACGGCGCAGTACCCAAACGAGCAATAAATGCGCTATCAACAAGTTGAAAACCCAATAGCGCCAACACCCCAATGGCCATAGGCCACGTTTGACGCCATAGGGTTATCGCCAACTCTTTTTGTTGCATGACAGCAGCCAAGCACTCTCTCCTTAGGTGATGGATAATTATTTATCGGTTGTAACGTAAAACGCCACCGCCCTTAAAGGGCAGTGGCGTACTTAGCTCAGTAAGTTCTTACTGACGAATACCTTCAAACGTCACATATAGCTCAAGTTCATGCATAGATTCAGGGAAGTCACTCATATTAATACCGTAATCGCCCAAGGTCAGCGTAGTGCTGCCTTCAAAACCAGCGCGGTAGTTGCCCCACGGGTCATCGCCTTCACCCATCAGGGTAACCGGCATTTCAATCTCTTGAGTTTCGCCGTGCAGGGTCAAATCACCGGTCAACACGCCTTCATTATCACCCGTTGACTCAAAGTCTGTTGAGGTAAAGGTAGCTGTCGGGAATTCACTGGCATTCAGGAAGTCGCCGCTCAAGATATGACGGTCACGCTCAGCATGGTTGCTGGTCAGGCTATCAACTTGGACTTCGATTTCTGCCGAAGATGCATCAAGGTCTTCAGGATCGTAAGCGAACTGGC includes the following:
- the cobA gene encoding uroporphyrinogen-III C-methyltransferase, which translates into the protein MSRPYGFVSLVGAGPGDPELLTLKAYKRLQAAEVVLYDRLVSDEIVAFIPAQAQRFYVGKARSQHSVPQDGINQALVKWAQQGKRVVRLKGGDPFIFGRGGEELEALVAANISVEVIPGVTAASGCAAYAGIPLTHRDHAQSVRFVTGHLQQGECDLDWDALARPGQTLVFYMGLGSVNVISQALIKHGLAPETPLALIEQGTTRQQLTHIGCLSALPATFLAGHIKPPTLLIVGSVVSLHTTLSWFDVHNGQASGFHEGKHPPSN
- a CDS encoding MATE family efflux transporter — protein: MAAVMQQKELAITLWRQTWPMAIGVLALLGFQLVDSAFIARLGTAPLAAQSFTFPLSFLIIGIQVGMGIAIAALISRALGAGEEARARRLSSLVLMAGGGVIGLLAIALWIFYVPIFRLLGADETTLSYIRIYWAPQLLSAWLGALLYFSYSVFRAHGDTRLPGKMMVLSSLVNLVLDPLLIFGIGDWEGWGLPGAAWATAIAFSVGLLVTTRKLLKRQWAAQQGLWQEAKQSWRPFTGIAAPAMVSQLMPPLAAMLAISVVAGLGESEVAAWGLASRLETLSLMVILAMTMSLPPWLGRCYGAGDWGQIQQLMTLAIKVALFWQLGLGIVLALGAPWLAMALAGNPDVQSELTLLIRFLLPSYAALGVCMLVVSAGNALGWPLRAMLLSSARLFICYLPCLWLGSQFFGWWGLAAGAAVGNLLAGFMAWLVMRRILSRPHRQAGFIN
- a CDS encoding 4a-hydroxytetrahydrobiopterin dehydratase, with translation MATLAESTCEPCGKNAQPLSLGEAQERLKSLSQWQIVEHDGIMKLSRSFTFRDFASALAFTQRVGDIAEQAGHHPVITTEWGKATVTWWSHAIKGLHLNDFILAARTDEVAE
- a CDS encoding GGDEF domain-containing protein — encoded protein: MPVNDIDTPQRISADHLIPHIPGVIFQLHRARNGHMRFPYIEGGGVALKHVDRDLLAQNAGELVEQLTGNDHPKIMSAIERSARWMLPLTTRFLLPFPKEKPHWIAVSARPKTVVDGVQWNGIMMDISDQVSEEQRLRKLCDTDPLTELPNRRKLMVHLTNIASLSTRHGTPLSIMMIDIDHFKRLNDRWGHLHGDDVLKQLAMQAQSLLRCEDMIARLGGEEFMVVLPLTSLQHCHTLADRIRHAISVYDFGMGAGQVTLSIGIAEFRCGEPLTSLIERADQALYNAKDIGRDCVCLLR
- a CDS encoding YceI family protein, yielding MFKKTAFASAIAAVALVPLSQAQAADYQIDTEGQHAFVQFKISHLGFSYILGSFEEFEGQFAYDPEDLDASSAEIEVQVDSLTSNHAERDRHILSGDFLNASEFPTATFTSTDFESTGDNEGVLTGDLTLHGETQEIEMPVTLMGEGDDPWGNYRAGFEGSTTLTLGDYGINMSDFPESMHELELYVTFEGIRQ
- a CDS encoding amino acid aminotransferase — its product is MFEHIERVPGDAILGLIEAFKKDTNPQKVDLGVGVYRDTQGNTPVMRAVKEAEARLLKNETTKTYIGSHGAPSYGEVVLPMVFGADSSVLKANRASATQSPGGTGALRLAADFIATQLPGKGIWVSDPTWPNHHGIFTAAGIELHKYPYVDPDNRLDFDGMRSALKSIPEGDVVVLHACCHNPTGFDLSHDQWQEVLEIVRERKLLPLIDFAYQGFGEGLDEDAYGVRLLAENLDEAIITSSCSKNFGIYCERTGCLIMVAKNNEQMDNIRSQVAIVARENYSNPPAHGGSIVSEILHDAELTEMWREELTEMRDRINTLRRDFVEALKPYGLDEKYACVAEQRGMFSYTGLTPEQVDRLRDEFGIYMVRSGRANVAGFSHENLPYLAKAIAAVND
- a CDS encoding uracil permease codes for the protein MAAASTHYPWYKKEDTDAFFALFQNNIANFVIIAITMLGMGFPASIVYGQVLPGAAVAVMVGNFYYAWSAARLARKENRADVTALSYGISTPVMFVFLFGVLLPAKQLTGDAEMAWKVAVAACFISGAIEAAISVIGRWVQYHLPRAAMLGAVAGVALTFIAGEMLFKTLEMPIIGLLVLAIIIVGLVARVSMPFKLPTSLFAIIVGTAMAYLIGDAGTERFSDAFTHLGFYPLLPNLAWFEGLGLLLTSMLAVLTVVLPITLYNAIETMNNVEAMEAAGDKYDVRECQAVDGAGTMIGALFGGVFPTTVYIATVGAKWMGAGRGYSLLNGAVYALATMFGLIAALAAIIPVSVVAPILVFVGMSMIATAFQANDTRYYPAVALAMLPYFANYVMTRFNRGAGEVVTDISSAIVVMGQGAMFMAILLGAMTVSVIDHQFRRAAAFAAIAAGFSFFGLMHAPKLSFNAAPEFVIGYLGMALLFMYFSYQEAARKR